In Risungbinella massiliensis, a single window of DNA contains:
- a CDS encoding DUF4349 domain-containing protein, translated as MFYYKIRKSAWIMILLFAIALTGCGSDENATKDSGSSFSSVAPQDSKTESMSLESKSRISSSEDSSVNSSDPLPNSFNKTQMVYHAQLSIHVKDKKATLTEIEKNAKLAGAYLIQSQEQKYEETESATVTYRVPKDKFHTFLEDAKKLSQTSPSLSIQGDDVSEQLVDLESRLKAKQAMEQRLLDFMKHANQAADLLQIAKQLDTTQSELEQIKGRLQYLQNRVDYSTVEISLSQNAQIAPKDRPPLWSQMVDAFTTSIADLIVLLMDGIILLAGLIPFLLVLGVAFLLVRYIRKRRNKQRSKQLPKETDEDN; from the coding sequence ATGTTCTATTATAAGATAAGGAAAAGCGCTTGGATAATGATTCTACTTTTTGCCATTGCCTTAACGGGGTGTGGCAGCGATGAAAATGCTACAAAAGATAGCGGTAGCAGTTTTTCTAGTGTTGCTCCACAAGATTCCAAAACAGAATCCATGTCGTTGGAAAGCAAAAGCAGAATATCATCATCAGAAGATTCTTCGGTAAATTCTTCTGATCCTTTGCCCAATTCATTTAATAAGACACAAATGGTCTATCACGCACAACTTTCCATTCATGTAAAAGATAAAAAAGCTACTCTCACAGAAATAGAGAAGAATGCAAAACTAGCAGGTGCTTATTTAATTCAAAGTCAGGAGCAAAAATATGAAGAGACCGAAAGCGCTACTGTAACGTACCGTGTCCCAAAAGATAAATTTCATACTTTCTTAGAAGATGCAAAAAAACTATCCCAAACCTCTCCTAGCTTATCAATCCAAGGAGATGATGTAAGTGAGCAACTAGTAGATTTAGAATCACGATTAAAGGCAAAACAAGCGATGGAACAACGCCTTCTTGATTTTATGAAGCATGCCAATCAAGCAGCAGATCTACTTCAAATTGCAAAACAACTAGATACAACGCAAAGTGAGTTAGAACAAATCAAAGGGAGATTACAGTATCTCCAGAATCGTGTCGATTACTCTACTGTCGAGATTTCACTTTCTCAAAATGCACAAATCGCGCCAAAAGATCGACCACCTCTTTGGTCTCAAATGGTCGATGCATTTACCACTTCGATTGCAGATCTTATTGTACTTTTAATGGATGGAATTATCCTTCTAGCTGGTCTGATTCCATTTCTTCTAGTTCTCGGAGTCGCATTCTTACTCGTGCGTTACATTCGAAAAAGACGAAACAAACAACGTTCTAAACAATTACCAAAAGAGACTGACGAAGATAATTAA
- a CDS encoding DUF3055 domain-containing protein, with the protein MTKEDLFYLYDDTETTKTRFVSFMGKTNRFDLALTVSSRFYGKVLVLNLQSNRFAIVGHDDLEEEGYLEHIYQLDEEEAEELREFLAQSI; encoded by the coding sequence ATGACAAAAGAAGACCTATTTTACTTATACGATGACACCGAAACGACTAAAACTCGTTTCGTTAGCTTTATGGGCAAAACCAATCGATTCGATCTAGCTTTAACAGTAAGCAGTCGCTTTTATGGCAAAGTTTTGGTTCTCAATCTACAATCCAATCGCTTTGCTATTGTTGGTCACGATGACTTAGAAGAAGAAGGTTATTTAGAGCATATTTATCAACTTGACGAGGAAGAAGCAGAGGAATTACGAGAGTTCCTTGCTCAATCAATTTAG
- a CDS encoding MBL fold metallo-hydrolase, whose product MEQWKDITQVALPLPFPLKTIHAYVLEGKTGLTIVDTGLHTKETEEVWDRLLAEKNRKWTDIEKIVLTHYHPDHYGFAGRMQQKSGAPVYISKLDSDQAHLFWGKDSTMAFKMAHFYEKHGLKKSLVDQIPEHLKSFVPWVNPHPDVTYIAAGETIQMGDREYQILHTPGHADGHLSFWDKERRWLIAGDAILPRITPNISLWPACDPNPLGLYLQTLQNLKELPAELVFSAHGAVFSELIGRIVQLEKHHARRLQHLLDLLAKQRKVSAATACDSLFGTDLSIHNLRFALSETLAHLEFLVAKGTAKRIEEAEHTFYVIV is encoded by the coding sequence GTGGAACAATGGAAGGATATTACACAAGTAGCCTTGCCTCTCCCGTTTCCTCTCAAAACAATTCATGCTTATGTTTTAGAAGGGAAAACAGGTCTCACGATTGTAGATACAGGTCTTCATACCAAGGAAACAGAAGAAGTTTGGGATCGACTATTAGCGGAGAAAAATCGTAAGTGGACGGATATTGAGAAAATTGTATTGACCCATTACCATCCAGATCATTATGGATTTGCAGGTCGAATGCAACAAAAGTCTGGTGCTCCAGTCTATATATCGAAACTTGATTCAGACCAAGCACATCTCTTTTGGGGTAAGGATAGTACAATGGCATTTAAAATGGCCCATTTTTATGAAAAGCATGGGTTGAAAAAATCATTGGTTGACCAGATTCCAGAACATCTAAAGAGTTTTGTCCCTTGGGTCAATCCGCACCCAGATGTTACTTATATAGCTGCTGGTGAGACGATCCAAATGGGAGATCGAGAATACCAAATTTTGCACACACCGGGTCATGCAGATGGGCATCTAAGTTTTTGGGATAAGGAGAGAAGATGGCTAATAGCGGGCGATGCGATCCTACCTCGAATCACCCCTAATATTAGCTTATGGCCGGCTTGTGATCCGAATCCATTAGGGCTCTATCTCCAAACTTTGCAAAACTTAAAAGAACTCCCTGCGGAACTTGTTTTTTCGGCACATGGAGCTGTCTTTTCTGAGCTAATAGGTCGCATTGTTCAGTTAGAGAAACATCATGCCAGACGGTTGCAGCATTTGCTTGATCTCCTAGCAAAACAGAGAAAAGTTTCTGCTGCAACTGCCTGCGATTCATTATTTGGTACAGATCTTTCGATCCATAATCTGCGTTTTGCACTTTCCGAAACTCTGGCACATCTAGAGTTTTTAGTAGCGAAAGGAACAGCAAAACGAATCGAAGAGGCGGAACATACTTTTTATGTAATTGTTTAG
- a CDS encoding TIGR01457 family HAD-type hydrolase translates to MRYQAYFIDLDGTLYHGTKAIPEAIDFMKELEQKGIPYLYVTNNSTKTPQQVAEHLHQLGFPADANKVYTSAMATAAYLQEEMSSPDVFVIGEYGLEQAVQEVGCRIVQEEAEAVVVGLDRDFHYDKLSIAVKAIRAGAKYIGTNADRVLPTEAGIFPGSGSINKAVEWSTGVEPLFIGKPEPIILRYAAKRLEVDLAEVLMIGDNMDTDILAGVKSGMETLLVLTGVTDQATLERYQIQPTYVVKSLSEWKFN, encoded by the coding sequence ATGAGATACCAGGCTTATTTTATTGACTTAGATGGCACTTTGTATCATGGGACAAAAGCGATTCCAGAAGCGATTGACTTTATGAAAGAGCTAGAGCAAAAAGGAATTCCGTATCTTTATGTAACCAATAACTCGACCAAAACACCGCAACAAGTAGCCGAGCATCTGCATCAATTAGGTTTTCCCGCAGATGCAAATAAAGTTTACACTTCTGCAATGGCAACTGCTGCTTATTTACAAGAAGAGATGTCATCACCTGATGTTTTTGTAATTGGAGAATATGGCTTAGAACAAGCTGTGCAGGAGGTTGGATGCCGTATTGTTCAAGAAGAGGCAGAAGCGGTGGTCGTTGGATTGGATCGCGATTTTCACTATGATAAGTTGAGTATCGCTGTAAAGGCAATCCGAGCAGGTGCCAAGTATATTGGAACCAATGCAGACCGAGTGCTACCTACTGAAGCAGGCATTTTTCCAGGCAGTGGTTCCATTAACAAAGCAGTAGAGTGGTCAACAGGAGTGGAACCACTGTTTATCGGCAAACCAGAACCGATTATTTTACGTTATGCGGCAAAACGCTTAGAAGTAGATCTTGCTGAAGTATTGATGATCGGAGATAACATGGATACGGATATTTTAGCTGGAGTTAAAAGCGGGATGGAGACATTGCTAGTTCTAACCGGGGTGACAGACCAAGCAACGCTGGAACGTTATCAGATTCAACCTACTTATGTGGTGAAGAGTTTGTCTGAATGGAAATTTAATTAG
- a CDS encoding phosphotransferase, translating into MGIAEDLKRWTGEIRLPELITYQYGIQVEDASPYQGVIWLKTDQGEFALKQYRQDKQTYQALKQMQELSEDESYMLALPIPTKTQSHFFSGFHRTYSLIPWVHAKKARRKKRKDWLRATDALVAFHRDSMEIEKPKILTQFFRPTNWKEKANYESNRLQNYIQASAWTEQPSEIDSLWNRQSGYIRHLLDTSLQFYEDIDGPELERSLQTKGKLCHGSFRREHCLLEGNSVTLLDLHHANWQTSAEELANWMEYAYGQTGSMELVSEILNRYQQVIDIKEELPLIYCYTLYPNQYVLGYTRIFQDDSVDQEHAAALRRLWQQEQARTGYLQGISQLPAFQEMNVAKITWL; encoded by the coding sequence ATGGGGATCGCAGAAGATCTAAAAAGATGGACGGGAGAAATTCGGTTACCGGAACTAATTACCTATCAATATGGAATACAGGTGGAAGATGCTTCTCCTTATCAAGGGGTGATCTGGCTCAAGACTGACCAAGGAGAATTTGCTCTCAAGCAGTATCGTCAAGACAAGCAAACGTATCAAGCTCTTAAACAAATGCAAGAGCTTTCCGAAGATGAAAGTTATATGCTCGCACTCCCTATACCTACCAAAACTCAATCTCACTTTTTTTCAGGGTTTCATCGAACTTACAGTTTAATCCCTTGGGTCCATGCCAAAAAAGCAAGGCGTAAAAAACGAAAAGATTGGTTGCGAGCAACGGATGCCCTGGTAGCATTTCATCGAGATAGCATGGAGATCGAAAAACCGAAGATCTTAACCCAATTTTTTCGGCCGACTAATTGGAAAGAAAAAGCTAATTATGAATCCAATCGACTACAAAATTACATTCAAGCCAGTGCATGGACCGAACAGCCCTCTGAAATCGATTCTCTTTGGAACAGGCAGTCAGGCTACATAAGACACCTACTCGATACTTCGCTACAATTTTATGAGGATATCGATGGACCAGAATTGGAGAGATCCTTACAAACGAAAGGAAAACTCTGTCATGGTAGTTTTCGTCGGGAACATTGTTTGTTAGAGGGAAACAGTGTCACCCTTCTTGATCTGCACCACGCTAATTGGCAGACAAGCGCAGAAGAGCTGGCAAACTGGATGGAATATGCCTATGGGCAAACTGGTAGCATGGAGCTAGTATCCGAGATATTGAACCGCTATCAACAAGTGATAGATATAAAGGAAGAGCTTCCCTTGATCTACTGTTACACTCTCTATCCAAATCAGTATGTACTGGGATATACTCGAATTTTTCAAGATGATTCAGTGGATCAAGAGCATGCTGCGGCATTACGACGGCTATGGCAACAGGAACAAGCCAGAACTGGTTATCTACAAGGAATTTCGCAACTGCCAGCATTTCAAGAAATGAACGTAGCTAAAATAACATGGCTGTAA
- a CDS encoding phosphatidylglycerophosphatase A family protein produces MNISELTREESYQLTLKWIKDRGVSVAEIAELTYFLQEPFIPNLTHEMCQDSVCTVLKKREIQNAVWTGIQLDLLAEKNQLAEPLLSIIRQDESLYGIDEVLSIAILNVYGSIGFTNYGYIDRLKPGVLKRLNDKSTGQVHTFLDDLVGAIAAAAAARLAHDQQS; encoded by the coding sequence ATGAATATATCAGAATTAACACGAGAAGAATCATATCAACTTACGTTAAAATGGATAAAGGATCGTGGTGTATCCGTTGCCGAAATTGCAGAGTTAACCTATTTTTTACAAGAGCCTTTTATCCCAAATCTGACCCACGAAATGTGTCAAGACAGTGTCTGTACGGTGCTAAAAAAAAGGGAGATCCAGAATGCCGTTTGGACAGGCATCCAACTAGATCTCCTAGCAGAAAAAAATCAGTTAGCAGAGCCACTCCTATCGATTATCCGACAGGACGAGAGCCTTTATGGAATTGATGAAGTTCTCTCAATCGCCATCTTGAATGTATACGGTTCCATCGGATTTACCAACTATGGGTATATTGACCGGTTAAAACCTGGAGTCCTCAAACGTTTAAATGATAAATCTACTGGACAAGTCCATACATTTCTTGATGATTTGGTTGGTGCAATAGCTGCAGCAGCTGCAGCACGCTTGGCTCACGATCAGCAATCCTAA
- a CDS encoding MerR family transcriptional regulator, translating to MNQTMFITTREAAERLQVHARTVRKWIDVFEDYICPDLNDRGHYILSEDSMDRLNDIKARLQEQNKSMKQLREELFHEGKIQSDHSYYTPSENRTTTAASTTEQDRNLTDVMTTMNQIGDMMEVLYERMERIEDHMFGIYDSFEEMDQKIANISYDSVSGDQIHQMFDEIRQKQDQLKVELRNVHFTQKLTAAAGEQGLQPRRQKKKKYLFFF from the coding sequence ATGAACCAAACAATGTTCATCACAACGCGCGAAGCAGCAGAACGGCTTCAAGTGCATGCTCGTACAGTGAGAAAATGGATTGATGTATTTGAAGATTATATCTGCCCTGACCTTAATGACCGAGGACACTATATTCTATCTGAAGATAGTATGGACCGCTTAAATGACATTAAAGCTCGTCTACAAGAACAAAATAAATCTATGAAGCAGCTACGCGAAGAACTTTTTCATGAGGGAAAAATACAATCTGATCACTCTTACTATACACCAAGCGAAAACCGCACTACTACTGCTGCTTCCACTACAGAACAAGATCGTAATCTGACTGATGTGATGACCACGATGAACCAGATTGGCGATATGATGGAAGTTCTCTATGAACGGATGGAGCGGATTGAAGACCATATGTTTGGAATTTACGATTCTTTTGAAGAGATGGATCAAAAAATTGCGAACATCAGCTATGATAGTGTTTCGGGAGATCAGATACACCAAATGTTTGATGAGATTCGCCAAAAGCAAGATCAACTAAAAGTAGAATTGCGCAATGTTCACTTCACACAAAAACTGACAGCAGCAGCTGGAGAACAAGGCCTCCAACCCCGTCGACAAAAAAAGAAGAAATATTTGTTCTTTTTTTAA
- a CDS encoding FecCD family ABC transporter permease, which translates to MKTNQFNSIKILLLAGLGLFLFLFSAGIGEISISPIDVGKTLIGQGDSLNELILYQFRLPRVVMAFMVGVALAFSATILQSLLRNPLASPDYIGITGGASVVAVSIITFFSDYANDLQVPMGLVPVGAFVGASIVGILMYLFSWKKGGITPFRFILVGIGFYTLCQALVNLIILLGPVFRSVQAKTWLTGSIYGTSWPYIQTLLPWLLVLIPITFLMARRLQLHELGEEVAIGLGSRVQRERLWLLLLSTGLAGAAVSFVGGIGFVGLIAPHMARKIVGNSMVALLLTAGLLGGVLVMGADLLGRLVLSPREIPAGVFTALLGAPYFLYLLVKAKKR; encoded by the coding sequence ATGAAAACCAACCAATTCAATTCTATTAAGATTCTTCTTTTAGCAGGATTGGGTTTGTTTCTCTTTCTCTTTAGTGCGGGGATTGGAGAGATATCCATCTCGCCGATCGATGTAGGAAAAACGCTGATAGGACAGGGAGATTCTTTAAACGAACTGATTTTGTATCAATTTCGATTACCTCGTGTAGTGATGGCCTTTATGGTGGGAGTGGCTTTAGCCTTTTCGGCGACGATCTTACAATCGTTGCTTCGAAATCCCCTTGCTTCTCCAGACTATATCGGGATTACAGGTGGAGCATCGGTCGTCGCCGTTAGTATCATTACCTTTTTTAGTGATTATGCCAATGATCTCCAAGTACCCATGGGTTTAGTTCCAGTAGGGGCCTTTGTAGGAGCAAGTATCGTGGGGATCCTCATGTATTTATTTTCTTGGAAAAAAGGTGGAATTACTCCTTTTCGGTTTATTTTAGTTGGGATTGGTTTTTATACGCTTTGCCAAGCACTCGTTAACTTGATTATCCTGTTAGGTCCTGTATTCCGATCTGTCCAAGCTAAAACATGGCTGACGGGTAGTATTTATGGAACTTCATGGCCTTATATCCAGACTCTACTACCATGGCTGCTCGTTTTAATCCCGATTACTTTTTTGATGGCAAGACGTCTTCAGCTACATGAATTAGGAGAGGAAGTAGCTATCGGACTAGGGAGTCGCGTGCAACGAGAGAGACTCTGGCTATTATTGCTCTCTACAGGACTTGCTGGAGCGGCGGTCTCTTTTGTTGGTGGGATCGGATTTGTAGGATTGATAGCTCCTCATATGGCAAGAAAAATAGTAGGAAATTCCATGGTAGCCTTATTACTGACAGCTGGACTTTTAGGTGGAGTTTTAGTGATGGGCGCAGATTTACTGGGACGATTAGTTCTTTCTCCAAGAGAGATTCCAGCAGGTGTATTTACCGCTTTGTTAGGTGCTCCTTATTTCCTGTACTTGCTAGTAAAAGCCAAAAAGCGATGA
- a CDS encoding DUF86 domain-containing protein: MNKMLYELNGEQIRHQLTQLEVCHQVLQQLDQKDLGLVETFALARSLHLAVECMIDIGNSLIDGFIMRDPGGYHDIVDIMEDEKVITPELASQLHPKVDLRERLIRYYHLITKEELQEHTRELGIYPDFVKQVTAFLEQEKEKGNIADF; the protein is encoded by the coding sequence ATGAACAAAATGTTATATGAACTAAATGGAGAACAAATTCGGCACCAATTAACTCAATTAGAAGTATGTCATCAAGTATTGCAACAGCTAGATCAAAAGGATTTAGGTTTAGTGGAGACATTTGCATTAGCTCGATCATTGCATCTCGCAGTAGAGTGTATGATAGACATAGGGAATAGCTTAATTGATGGATTTATTATGCGAGATCCTGGAGGATATCATGATATCGTGGATATTATGGAAGATGAGAAAGTGATCACTCCAGAGTTAGCAAGTCAATTGCATCCAAAGGTAGATTTACGTGAACGATTGATCCGATATTATCATCTCATTACCAAAGAAGAGCTACAAGAACATACTAGGGAACTAGGCATATATCCTGATTTTGTGAAACAGGTAACTGCTTTTTTGGAGCAAGAAAAAGAGAAAGGCAATATAGCGGATTTCTAA
- a CDS encoding SDR family oxidoreductase, which produces MAPKTALITGSSSGLGKKIQEVLTSDGWRLVLNSRSHRSTQENNHLYVSYDVTDQRQVCELREEVEKEICSLDAVIHTVGPFIRERKLFLEHSVSDILKLTEGNLLSSFWIAKEFLPMIRQSGNGRLIYFGFGRVEEAPAWPDRSVYAATKTALASFTKSLAVEEACHGVTVNLLCPGDIVGEKKEMSIKEVSQLTDNETPRGRPGSGEDVARVVQFLLEEKADFFTGNILDITGGLDVITPFSKRLTK; this is translated from the coding sequence ATGGCGCCAAAAACAGCACTTATTACTGGTAGCAGTAGTGGTTTAGGGAAAAAAATTCAGGAAGTATTGACATCTGATGGTTGGAGATTGGTCTTAAATAGTAGATCCCATCGATCTACGCAGGAAAATAATCATCTTTATGTCTCATACGATGTGACGGATCAGCGTCAAGTGTGTGAGCTGAGAGAAGAGGTGGAGAAGGAAATATGTTCACTAGACGCAGTAATCCATACAGTCGGTCCGTTTATCCGCGAGAGAAAACTGTTTCTAGAGCATTCTGTTTCCGACATATTAAAGTTAACAGAAGGTAATTTACTCAGTTCTTTCTGGATTGCCAAGGAATTCCTCCCCATGATCCGACAAAGTGGAAATGGCAGGTTGATCTATTTTGGATTTGGCAGAGTAGAAGAGGCTCCCGCATGGCCAGATCGCTCTGTTTATGCAGCGACGAAGACTGCTCTTGCCTCTTTTACCAAGTCGTTGGCAGTCGAAGAAGCCTGTCATGGGGTGACGGTCAATCTACTTTGTCCAGGAGACATAGTAGGAGAGAAGAAAGAAATGTCGATCAAAGAAGTTTCTCAGCTTACAGATAATGAGACCCCAAGAGGGAGACCAGGATCTGGGGAAGATGTAGCACGAGTGGTTCAATTTTTATTAGAGGAGAAGGCAGATTTTTTTACCGGAAATATCTTGGACATAACAGGTGGATTAGATGTGATTACCCCTTTTTCGAAGCGTCTTACAAAATAA
- a CDS encoding YutD family protein, translating into MDTIQLDDATYQVVTDYREAWKPEIFQKRFSEILNKYDYIVGDWGYSQLRLKGFFYDHHPKANVDTKISYLEEYLNEFCNFGCAYFVLKKISSK; encoded by the coding sequence ATGGATACCATTCAATTGGACGATGCCACATATCAAGTGGTCACTGATTATAGAGAAGCTTGGAAGCCAGAGATTTTTCAGAAGCGATTCAGTGAGATCTTGAATAAATATGATTATATCGTTGGAGACTGGGGTTATAGCCAGTTACGGCTAAAAGGCTTTTTTTATGATCATCATCCGAAAGCAAATGTCGATACCAAGATTAGCTATCTCGAAGAATATCTCAACGAGTTTTGTAATTTTGGTTGTGCCTATTTTGTATTAAAAAAAATATCTTCTAAATAA
- the lipA gene encoding lipoyl synthase — MATKERKPDWLKIKLTTGENYQELKQMMRSKTLHTVCEEARCPNIFECWANRTATFMILGDICTRACRFCAVKTGLPTELDLQEPERVAEAVEQMGVRYAVITSVARDDLQDGGASIFAETIRAVRRRNPMTNVEVLIPDFLGNWDALKVVMDAKPDVLNHNIETVERRSDRVRSKAKYPRSLELLRRAKEMQPQIPTKSSIMLGVGETYDEVVQAMRDLRDNQVDIVTLGQYLQPTQKHLKIDRYVTPEEFASLKEEGMKMGFSHVESGPLVRSSYHAHEQVEAARAKQN, encoded by the coding sequence TTGGCTACCAAAGAGCGGAAGCCAGATTGGCTTAAAATTAAATTAACTACTGGTGAAAATTATCAAGAATTAAAACAGATGATGCGTAGCAAAACACTACATACTGTTTGTGAAGAAGCGCGTTGCCCTAATATTTTTGAATGCTGGGCAAACCGTACCGCTACTTTTATGATCTTGGGCGACATTTGCACACGTGCTTGTCGTTTTTGTGCTGTGAAAACAGGTTTACCTACGGAATTAGATCTTCAAGAGCCGGAAAGAGTAGCGGAGGCAGTCGAACAGATGGGGGTACGCTATGCCGTGATCACCTCTGTTGCTCGAGATGATCTCCAAGATGGAGGTGCCTCTATTTTTGCTGAGACGATCCGCGCTGTTCGCAGACGAAATCCAATGACCAATGTGGAAGTCTTAATTCCAGATTTTCTCGGTAATTGGGATGCCTTGAAAGTAGTAATGGATGCGAAACCGGATGTGTTAAATCATAATATCGAGACTGTAGAACGCAGATCAGATCGTGTTCGCTCGAAAGCAAAATATCCTCGTTCCCTGGAACTATTACGTCGAGCCAAAGAGATGCAACCGCAAATTCCAACCAAATCTAGCATCATGTTAGGTGTAGGGGAAACATATGACGAAGTAGTTCAAGCAATGCGTGACTTACGCGACAATCAAGTAGATATCGTCACCTTGGGACAATATTTACAACCGACACAAAAGCACTTAAAGATTGATCGCTATGTAACACCAGAAGAATTTGCTTCTTTGAAAGAAGAAGGGATGAAAATGGGCTTCTCTCATGTAGAATCAGGTCCATTGGTACGTAGTTCTTATCACGCACATGAACAGGTAGAAGCGGCACGAGCAAAACAAAATTGA